A genomic window from Nematostella vectensis chromosome 9, jaNemVect1.1, whole genome shotgun sequence includes:
- the LOC5498229 gene encoding pinopsin: MTLQSDKTNCAPNWVTQDVKGLSYLVFLTTSVFIIPMAVTGVYFYKLYRYFHNTDINVTSNPSFAYKLEHYKVTQKMVFAAITVNAICWSPYAIYSLASSIKGEELSQGAGSLIPSYFGKVSAIFNPIVYWIFNTRFRITSWKIACCCLHNRIANSPAGNEASRTAHASRPAPTRETARETSPVQLA, encoded by the exons ATGACATTACAGAGTGACAAGACGAACTGTGCTCCGAATTGGGTGACACAAGACGTTAAAGGGTTAAGCTACCTTGTCTTTCTCACGACCTCGGTGTTCATCATTCCAATGGCAGTGACAGGCGTGTATTTCTACAAACTCTATCGCTACTTCCATAACACTGACATTAACGTCACTTCCAACCCTTCGTTTGCTTACAAGCTCGAGCACTACAAGGTGACTCAGAAGATGGTTTTTGCTGCGATCACCGTCAATGCTATTTGCTGGTCGCCATACGCTATCTACAGCCTTGCTTCTAGCATCAAGGGAGAGGAGCTTTCACAAGGAGCAGGCAGTCTTATTCCTTCGTACTTCGGCAAAGTCAGCGCCATTTTCAATCCGATAGTGTACTGGATTTTCAACACAAG GTTCCGTATCACATCCTGGAAAATCGCCTGCTGCTGCTTGCATAACAGGATTGCCAATTCGCCAGCTGGAAACGAGGCTAGTCGTACGGCGCATGCGTCAAGACCGGCTCCGACAAGGGAAACGGCGAGAGAAACATCTCCAGTACAACTCGcatag
- the LOC125572271 gene encoding uncharacterized protein LOC125572271 isoform X2, which yields MPKRSRLSGGDEFSRQQQIDRLRQATRGGEEASPSAPSDKRGRQAPTSHPTDPTGFSEAQLSVIRKTVSDALASWRPPQQDTPSPPVVASEATPGSASPLGLDRPLDEALEGKITRAPSIAPKTALLVNTASPHTAHRAFLVTTCASTSTESPAVPVKPASTLTFAKNAPTPIPLTSVAPESPQASAKATEAKLRVAQLHSKRKATISTPIKIDLLEQELSSHSDREFVTSLLNSLRFGARIGFDGTQKSRVSPNLISARVHPEIISKNIEKEVNLGRMAGPFSAPPLPNFQCHPVGVVPKKHSADWRTIYHLSFPEGDSINDGIPKDPYSLQHVRVDDAISILTSLGKGAFMAKTDLKSAFRLIPIHPNDWNLLGVRWESRYYVDLYLPFGLRSAPFLFNQLSEALEWVLKHNYNVRNVIHILDDFFVAESSKLGCLESFTRLLKFFISVGAPVVASKTIGPSTTLEFMGIELDTLRMEARLPSDKLERLKASLRDFKRKRSARLIELQSLIGTLQFACRVVVPGRTFLQRIIDLTRRVNHRFHHVKLSHGFFQDLAIWQQFTENWNGKAFFLEEAIRTSPDMELYSDASGSIGFGGYFSGRWFQGRWPPHLAISKKTGISIEWQELFPIVVACSLWRSEFSGKRIQFWCDNQSVVHIVNTDGTIQRARTGRGPDPLCHPAFANDPLTREVKHYADKALAINTKRTYHAGEKQFIDFCLMNRLFDSHGDILPASESTLIYFVTFLARRVKHGTIRTYLAAVRNMHIENGFQDPIQGRLILNKVLRGILRVQVQHKTARQPVIPQLLKAIRPVLLSWLSAHDFHMIWAAFTLAFFVFLRCSEFTCPGVRNFDIVYNLSPVDINFHPNPLAPLYMKVAIKASKTDPFRQGTVLTIARSGCDLCAVSAMQEFVRICGYTTGPLFRFRSGKYLTRSLVSSILRDAARACGLPHSSLKGHSFRIGAASCAAAAGLPDWLIKVLGRWSSDCYQLYVRTPQNILLTAAPKMAIVQPVTLT from the exons ATGCCTAAACGTTCGCGTTTGTCTGGAGGAGATGAGTTTTCTCGC CAGCAACAAATAGATCGCCTCCGGCAAGCCACTCGAGGCGGTGAGGAGGCTTCACCTTCAGCCCCGAGTGACAAAAGGGGGCGCCAAGCGCCCACCAGTCATCCGACGGATCCGACCGGTTTTTCTGAAGCCCAGCTGTCGGTAATACGGAAAACTGTGTCCGACGCTCTCGCAAGTTGGCGACCACCACAACAGGACACTCCATCACCACCAGTCGTCGCAAGCGAAGCCACTCCTGGCTCGGCGTCTCCCTTGGGTCTCGATCGCCCATTGGACGAGGCACTAGAGGGCAAGATTACTCGGGCCCCTTCCATCGCTCCGAAGACTGCCCTTCTGGTCAACACCGCCTCGCCACACACCGCTCACCGCGCATTCCTCGTAACAACGTGTGCTTCGACTTCAACCGAGTCACCGGCTGTTCCCGTCAAGCCTGCATCTACCCTCACGTTTGCCAAAAATGCGCCGACTCCCATCCCGCTCACCAGTGTCGCGCCGGAATCTCCGCAGGCCAGCGCCAAGGCAACAGAAGCCAAGCTCCGGGTCGCCCAGCTGCACAGTAAAAGAAAGGCAACGATAAGTACACCGATTAAAATAGATCTTCTAGAGCAGGAACTATCTTCCCATTCAGATCGGGAATTCGTGACTTCCCTACTTAATTCGTTACGTTTCGGTGCCCGCATTGGTTTTGATGGCACCCAAAAGTCTCGTGTTTCACCTAATCTGATTTCAGCTCGGGTGCACCCTGAGATAATTtcaaaaaacatagaaaaagagGTCAACTTAGGTCGTATGGCAGGCCCGTTCTCCGCGCCCCCATTACCTAACTTTCAATGCCACCCAGTTGGGGTAGTGCCCAAAAAACATTCGGCCGACTGGCGCACTATTTATCATTTATCTTTCCCCGAGGGAGATAGCATTAACGATGGAATTCCTAAAGACCCTTACTCACTCCAGCACGTTAGAGTGGACGACGCTATTAGCATTCTCACCTCACTCGGCAAAGGTGCCTTTATGGCAAAAACCGACCTCAAATCGGCGTTTCGTCTAATTCCAATACACCCGAACGACTGGAATTTACTGGGGGTCCGTTGGGAGTCTCGTTATTATGTGGATTTATATTTGCCTTTTGGTTTACGCTCGGCGCCGTTTTTATTTAATCAACTCTCCGAAGCGCTAGAGTGGGTTCTTAAACATAATTACAACGTTCGTAATGTTATTCACATATTGGATGACTTCTTCGTAGCGGAGTCATCTAAACTAGGTTGTTTAGAGAGTTTCACAAGACTGCTTAAATTCTTTATCTCAGTGGGGGCCCCTGTTGTGGCTTCCAAAACAATCGGTCCTAGTACAACACTTGAATTCATGGGAATCGAGCTCGATACCCTACGTATGGAGGCGCGCTTACCTTCCGATAAATTAGAACGTCTTAAAGCATCCTTGCGGGATTTCAAGCGAAAGCGTTCCGCTCGCCTCATAGAGCTTCAATCCTTAATCGGCACTTTGCAATTCGCCTGCCGCGTTGTTGTTCCGGGTAGAACTTTCCTTCAGCGCATCATAGATCTCACGCGTCGGGTAAATCACCGATTTCATCACGTCAAATTGAGCCACGGTTTCTTTCAGGATTTAGCAATTTGGCAGCAGTTTACGGAGAACTGGAACGGCAAAGCTTTCTTCCTCGAAGAAGCAATCCGTACCAGCCCGGATATGGAACTCTATTCCGACGCTAGCGGTAGTATCGGTTTCGGCGGTTACTTCTCTGGGCGCTGGTTCCAAGGCCGATGGCCGCCTCACCTCGCCATATCCAAAAAGACAGGCATTAGTATCGAATGGCAAGAATTATTTCCTATAGTAGTAGCCTGCTCCCTATGGCGCTCCGAGTTCTCGGGCAAGCGAATTCAGTTCTGGTGTGACAATCAATCAGTCGTTCACATTGTCAACACAG ATGGCACGATTCAGAGAGCTCGCACCGGCCGCGGACCAGACCCCTTGTGTCATCCCGCCTTCGCTAATGACCCTCTAACGCGCGAGGTGAAACACTACGCTGATAAGGCCCTTGCTATCAACACCAAGCGCACTTATCACGCAGGCGAGAAACAGTTCATTGACTTCTGCCTCATGAATAGGCTTTTTGACAGCCACGGGGACATTCTCCCAGCTAGTGAGAGTACTCTTATCTATTTTGTTACCTTTCTCGCGCGTAGAGTAAAGCACGGTACTATTCGCACATACTTGGCGGCCGTTCGCAACATGCACATCGAAAACGGATTCCAGGACCCTATACAGGGTCGCCTAATTTTAAACAAGGTTTTGCGGGGCATTTTACGGGTGCAGGTTCAGCACAAAACAGCTCGTCAACCCGTAATTCCACAGCTCTTAAAAGCCATTCGTCCGGTTTTGCTTAGCTGGCTAAGCGCACATGATTTCCATATGATTTGGGCGGCATTCACActtgccttttttgtttttttacgtTGTAGTGAGTTTACTTGCCCGGGCGTACGCAACTTTGACATAGTTTATAACTTATCTCCAGTCGACATAAATTTCCACCCTAACCCTTTAGCACCGCTTTACATGAAAGTCGCCATTAAGGCATCAAAAACCGACCCTTTCAGGCAAGGCACCGTTTTGACAATCGCACGCTCCGGTTGCGACCTATGCGCCGTGTCCGCCATGCAAGAGTTTGTTCGCATCTGTGGGTACACAACAGGACCACTTTTTCGGTTTCGTTCCGGTAAATACCTAACTCGGTCATTGGTCTCTAGCATTCTTAGAGACGCAGCACGCGCTTGCGGCCTTCCTCATAGCAGTTTAAAGGGGCACTCATTTAGAATTGGGGCGGCAAGCTGCGCTGCCGCTGCAGGCCTGCCCGACTGGCTTATCAAAGTGCTTGGTCGTTGGTCCTCTGATTGCTACCAGCTTTACGTACGTACACcacaaaacattttattaactGCTGCACCAAAAATGGCGATAGTCCAGCCTGTCACTCTGACTTAa
- the LOC125572271 gene encoding uncharacterized protein LOC125572271 isoform X1: MPKRSRLSGGDEFSRLSTEVLGLRLQALNLPSGGTRQQQIDRLRQATRGGEEASPSAPSDKRGRQAPTSHPTDPTGFSEAQLSVIRKTVSDALASWRPPQQDTPSPPVVASEATPGSASPLGLDRPLDEALEGKITRAPSIAPKTALLVNTASPHTAHRAFLVTTCASTSTESPAVPVKPASTLTFAKNAPTPIPLTSVAPESPQASAKATEAKLRVAQLHSKRKATISTPIKIDLLEQELSSHSDREFVTSLLNSLRFGARIGFDGTQKSRVSPNLISARVHPEIISKNIEKEVNLGRMAGPFSAPPLPNFQCHPVGVVPKKHSADWRTIYHLSFPEGDSINDGIPKDPYSLQHVRVDDAISILTSLGKGAFMAKTDLKSAFRLIPIHPNDWNLLGVRWESRYYVDLYLPFGLRSAPFLFNQLSEALEWVLKHNYNVRNVIHILDDFFVAESSKLGCLESFTRLLKFFISVGAPVVASKTIGPSTTLEFMGIELDTLRMEARLPSDKLERLKASLRDFKRKRSARLIELQSLIGTLQFACRVVVPGRTFLQRIIDLTRRVNHRFHHVKLSHGFFQDLAIWQQFTENWNGKAFFLEEAIRTSPDMELYSDASGSIGFGGYFSGRWFQGRWPPHLAISKKTGISIEWQELFPIVVACSLWRSEFSGKRIQFWCDNQSVVHIVNTDGTIQRARTGRGPDPLCHPAFANDPLTREVKHYADKALAINTKRTYHAGEKQFIDFCLMNRLFDSHGDILPASESTLIYFVTFLARRVKHGTIRTYLAAVRNMHIENGFQDPIQGRLILNKVLRGILRVQVQHKTARQPVIPQLLKAIRPVLLSWLSAHDFHMIWAAFTLAFFVFLRCSEFTCPGVRNFDIVYNLSPVDINFHPNPLAPLYMKVAIKASKTDPFRQGTVLTIARSGCDLCAVSAMQEFVRICGYTTGPLFRFRSGKYLTRSLVSSILRDAARACGLPHSSLKGHSFRIGAASCAAAAGLPDWLIKVLGRWSSDCYQLYVRTPQNILLTAAPKMAIVQPVTLT, encoded by the exons ATGCCTAAACGTTCGCGTTTGTCTGGAGGAGATGAGTTTTCTCGCCTTTCTACCGAGGTGCTTGGCCTGCGACTACAAGCCCTCAACCTGCCCTCTGGTGGAACACGGCAGCAACAAATAGATCGCCTCCGGCAAGCCACTCGAGGCGGTGAGGAGGCTTCACCTTCAGCCCCGAGTGACAAAAGGGGGCGCCAAGCGCCCACCAGTCATCCGACGGATCCGACCGGTTTTTCTGAAGCCCAGCTGTCGGTAATACGGAAAACTGTGTCCGACGCTCTCGCAAGTTGGCGACCACCACAACAGGACACTCCATCACCACCAGTCGTCGCAAGCGAAGCCACTCCTGGCTCGGCGTCTCCCTTGGGTCTCGATCGCCCATTGGACGAGGCACTAGAGGGCAAGATTACTCGGGCCCCTTCCATCGCTCCGAAGACTGCCCTTCTGGTCAACACCGCCTCGCCACACACCGCTCACCGCGCATTCCTCGTAACAACGTGTGCTTCGACTTCAACCGAGTCACCGGCTGTTCCCGTCAAGCCTGCATCTACCCTCACGTTTGCCAAAAATGCGCCGACTCCCATCCCGCTCACCAGTGTCGCGCCGGAATCTCCGCAGGCCAGCGCCAAGGCAACAGAAGCCAAGCTCCGGGTCGCCCAGCTGCACAGTAAAAGAAAGGCAACGATAAGTACACCGATTAAAATAGATCTTCTAGAGCAGGAACTATCTTCCCATTCAGATCGGGAATTCGTGACTTCCCTACTTAATTCGTTACGTTTCGGTGCCCGCATTGGTTTTGATGGCACCCAAAAGTCTCGTGTTTCACCTAATCTGATTTCAGCTCGGGTGCACCCTGAGATAATTtcaaaaaacatagaaaaagagGTCAACTTAGGTCGTATGGCAGGCCCGTTCTCCGCGCCCCCATTACCTAACTTTCAATGCCACCCAGTTGGGGTAGTGCCCAAAAAACATTCGGCCGACTGGCGCACTATTTATCATTTATCTTTCCCCGAGGGAGATAGCATTAACGATGGAATTCCTAAAGACCCTTACTCACTCCAGCACGTTAGAGTGGACGACGCTATTAGCATTCTCACCTCACTCGGCAAAGGTGCCTTTATGGCAAAAACCGACCTCAAATCGGCGTTTCGTCTAATTCCAATACACCCGAACGACTGGAATTTACTGGGGGTCCGTTGGGAGTCTCGTTATTATGTGGATTTATATTTGCCTTTTGGTTTACGCTCGGCGCCGTTTTTATTTAATCAACTCTCCGAAGCGCTAGAGTGGGTTCTTAAACATAATTACAACGTTCGTAATGTTATTCACATATTGGATGACTTCTTCGTAGCGGAGTCATCTAAACTAGGTTGTTTAGAGAGTTTCACAAGACTGCTTAAATTCTTTATCTCAGTGGGGGCCCCTGTTGTGGCTTCCAAAACAATCGGTCCTAGTACAACACTTGAATTCATGGGAATCGAGCTCGATACCCTACGTATGGAGGCGCGCTTACCTTCCGATAAATTAGAACGTCTTAAAGCATCCTTGCGGGATTTCAAGCGAAAGCGTTCCGCTCGCCTCATAGAGCTTCAATCCTTAATCGGCACTTTGCAATTCGCCTGCCGCGTTGTTGTTCCGGGTAGAACTTTCCTTCAGCGCATCATAGATCTCACGCGTCGGGTAAATCACCGATTTCATCACGTCAAATTGAGCCACGGTTTCTTTCAGGATTTAGCAATTTGGCAGCAGTTTACGGAGAACTGGAACGGCAAAGCTTTCTTCCTCGAAGAAGCAATCCGTACCAGCCCGGATATGGAACTCTATTCCGACGCTAGCGGTAGTATCGGTTTCGGCGGTTACTTCTCTGGGCGCTGGTTCCAAGGCCGATGGCCGCCTCACCTCGCCATATCCAAAAAGACAGGCATTAGTATCGAATGGCAAGAATTATTTCCTATAGTAGTAGCCTGCTCCCTATGGCGCTCCGAGTTCTCGGGCAAGCGAATTCAGTTCTGGTGTGACAATCAATCAGTCGTTCACATTGTCAACACAG ATGGCACGATTCAGAGAGCTCGCACCGGCCGCGGACCAGACCCCTTGTGTCATCCCGCCTTCGCTAATGACCCTCTAACGCGCGAGGTGAAACACTACGCTGATAAGGCCCTTGCTATCAACACCAAGCGCACTTATCACGCAGGCGAGAAACAGTTCATTGACTTCTGCCTCATGAATAGGCTTTTTGACAGCCACGGGGACATTCTCCCAGCTAGTGAGAGTACTCTTATCTATTTTGTTACCTTTCTCGCGCGTAGAGTAAAGCACGGTACTATTCGCACATACTTGGCGGCCGTTCGCAACATGCACATCGAAAACGGATTCCAGGACCCTATACAGGGTCGCCTAATTTTAAACAAGGTTTTGCGGGGCATTTTACGGGTGCAGGTTCAGCACAAAACAGCTCGTCAACCCGTAATTCCACAGCTCTTAAAAGCCATTCGTCCGGTTTTGCTTAGCTGGCTAAGCGCACATGATTTCCATATGATTTGGGCGGCATTCACActtgccttttttgtttttttacgtTGTAGTGAGTTTACTTGCCCGGGCGTACGCAACTTTGACATAGTTTATAACTTATCTCCAGTCGACATAAATTTCCACCCTAACCCTTTAGCACCGCTTTACATGAAAGTCGCCATTAAGGCATCAAAAACCGACCCTTTCAGGCAAGGCACCGTTTTGACAATCGCACGCTCCGGTTGCGACCTATGCGCCGTGTCCGCCATGCAAGAGTTTGTTCGCATCTGTGGGTACACAACAGGACCACTTTTTCGGTTTCGTTCCGGTAAATACCTAACTCGGTCATTGGTCTCTAGCATTCTTAGAGACGCAGCACGCGCTTGCGGCCTTCCTCATAGCAGTTTAAAGGGGCACTCATTTAGAATTGGGGCGGCAAGCTGCGCTGCCGCTGCAGGCCTGCCCGACTGGCTTATCAAAGTGCTTGGTCGTTGGTCCTCTGATTGCTACCAGCTTTACGTACGTACACcacaaaacattttattaactGCTGCACCAAAAATGGCGATAGTCCAGCCTGTCACTCTGACTTAa